Proteins from a single region of Bradyrhizobium diazoefficiens:
- a CDS encoding response regulator, with translation MPRSSLSPIQSNLSDGAERRALQLLVVDDDATQRSLITVAAKQAGHEVAVAPSVAAAIEKLRAGRFDCVTLDLVLEDGDGIDVLREMAAAKFSGSVIVISGMDGKRRSAARSFARSVGIALQSLPKPLDLAALRISLANLGKTAMGLPTIHTWGGVATDAIVERHRA, from the coding sequence ATGCCAAGAAGCTCTCTCTCTCCCATCCAATCAAACCTGTCCGACGGCGCCGAACGGCGCGCGCTTCAGCTCCTGGTGGTCGATGACGACGCCACTCAGCGCAGCCTGATCACGGTCGCCGCCAAGCAGGCTGGCCACGAAGTCGCGGTTGCGCCGTCGGTTGCGGCGGCCATCGAAAAGCTGCGCGCCGGGCGCTTCGACTGCGTGACGCTCGATCTCGTGCTGGAGGACGGCGACGGCATCGACGTGCTGCGCGAGATGGCGGCGGCGAAATTCTCAGGCTCGGTGATCGTGATCAGCGGCATGGACGGCAAGCGCCGCAGTGCCGCCCGCAGCTTCGCCCGCTCCGTCGGGATCGCGCTTCAGAGCCTGCCGAAGCCGCTGGATCTCGCGGCGCTGCGCATCAGCCTCGCCAATCTTGGCAAGACCGCGATGGGATTGCCGACGATCCATACCTGGGGCGGTGTCGCCACTGACGCCATCGTGGAGCGGCACCGCGCCTGA
- a CDS encoding protein-glutamate O-methyltransferase CheR encodes MNSPDYEYLRKLLKERSGLDLSADKQYLIESRLLPLARKAGLSGINELVQKLQGGSSALITSVVEAMTTNETFFFRDKVPFDHFRDTIMPEVLKARAGRRSVRIWCAAGSTGQEPYSLAMTLKDMGAALTGWRVEIIATDLSQDVLEKAKSGVYSQFEVQRGLPIQHLVKYFKQNGETWQIIPELRAMIQHRQLNLLQDFSQLGTFDVIFCRNVLIYFDQETKINIFNRLARQIEPDGFLVLGAAETVVGLTDTFRPIADRRGLYKPNDPRAAAARPAVEAPRMAAMAGR; translated from the coding sequence GTGAACTCGCCAGACTACGAGTATCTGCGTAAGTTGCTGAAAGAGCGCTCCGGCCTCGACTTGTCCGCAGACAAGCAATATTTGATCGAAAGCCGGCTGCTGCCGCTGGCGCGCAAGGCCGGGCTCTCCGGTATCAACGAGCTCGTGCAGAAGCTGCAAGGCGGATCGAGCGCGCTGATCACCAGCGTGGTCGAAGCCATGACCACGAACGAGACCTTCTTCTTTCGCGACAAGGTCCCGTTCGACCATTTCCGCGACACCATCATGCCTGAAGTCCTCAAGGCGCGTGCCGGCCGCCGCAGCGTGCGGATCTGGTGCGCCGCAGGGTCGACCGGGCAGGAGCCCTATTCGCTTGCGATGACCTTGAAGGACATGGGCGCGGCCTTGACCGGCTGGCGCGTCGAGATCATCGCGACCGACCTTTCGCAGGACGTGCTGGAGAAGGCCAAGTCCGGTGTCTACAGCCAGTTCGAGGTGCAGCGCGGCCTGCCGATTCAGCATCTTGTGAAATACTTCAAGCAGAACGGCGAAACTTGGCAGATCATCCCCGAGCTGCGGGCGATGATCCAGCACCGGCAACTCAACTTGCTGCAGGATTTCTCCCAGCTCGGAACGTTCGACGTCATCTTCTGCCGCAACGTCCTGATTTATTTCGACCAGGAGACCAAGATCAACATCTTCAACCGTCTCGCCCGCCAGATCGAGCCCGACGGCTTCCTGGTGCTTGGCGCTGCGGAAACCGTGGTCGGACTGACCGATACGTTCAGGCCGATTGCGGATCGCCGCGGCCTCTACAAGCCAAACGATCCGCGTGCGGCGGCGGCCAGGCCGGCTGTCGAGGCGCCCCGGATGGCAGCGATGGCAGGACGATAG
- a CDS encoding response regulator, with protein sequence MRHGSTIESPKQGIQTTTESPRRILIVDDDPMVSMAIEIYLQRNNFRVTIADGGEAGLRALENAQFDLMIIDIFMPHMRGFESIRLFHDRAPATPLIAMSGYAFADLNSPAPDFLRMALELGATRCLRKPFTPNALLAAIKGCLADHHAAAARLG encoded by the coding sequence GTGCGCCACGGTTCAACTATTGAATCGCCGAAGCAGGGAATTCAAACAACGACAGAAAGTCCGCGCCGTATTCTCATCGTCGATGACGACCCGATGGTGTCCATGGCCATCGAAATCTATCTTCAGCGAAACAATTTTCGGGTGACGATCGCGGACGGCGGAGAAGCGGGGCTCCGAGCTCTGGAGAACGCACAGTTCGACCTGATGATCATCGACATCTTCATGCCGCACATGCGCGGGTTCGAATCGATCCGGCTCTTTCACGACCGCGCGCCCGCCACTCCGCTGATTGCGATGTCCGGCTACGCCTTCGCAGATCTGAATTCGCCTGCGCCCGACTTCCTGAGGATGGCGCTGGAGCTCGGCGCTACGCGCTGCCTGCGCAAGCCGTTCACGCCGAATGCGCTGCTGGCCGCGATCAAGGGCTGTCTCGCCGACCACCATGCCGCTGCCGCGCGCCTGGGTTAG
- a CDS encoding Crp/Fnr family transcriptional regulator, which yields MVRPSNGFLSALSTDDYELIRAHLRTIDLPHDAMLVETGEMLKRAYFPHRGVISLVVKLAKGEHVQVAMIGRGSLLGTLSIMGDACALNTAVVLVPGVASVMDLDRLRSAAEQSSTLRTLLTRHGLAVYAQVQQTAGCNAAHPVESRLSRCLLHTQDLSGDYRLPLTQEALAQMIGARRNSVSLVANTLQQANFIHYSRGHIQILNLDGLRQTACECYATVKAQYDRLLGP from the coding sequence ATGGTGCGCCCATCCAACGGTTTCCTGTCGGCGCTGTCGACAGACGATTATGAACTGATCCGTGCACATCTGCGCACGATCGATCTGCCGCATGACGCGATGCTGGTCGAGACCGGTGAGATGCTCAAGCGCGCCTACTTCCCGCATCGCGGCGTGATTTCGCTGGTCGTGAAACTCGCCAAGGGCGAGCATGTGCAGGTCGCCATGATCGGCCGCGGCAGCCTGCTAGGAACCCTCTCGATCATGGGCGATGCATGCGCGCTGAACACGGCGGTCGTGCTGGTTCCCGGCGTCGCGTCGGTGATGGACCTCGACCGGCTGCGCAGCGCGGCCGAACAGAGCTCCACCCTACGAACCTTGCTGACGCGACACGGGCTCGCGGTTTACGCGCAGGTGCAGCAGACCGCAGGCTGCAACGCGGCGCATCCGGTGGAGTCGCGGCTGTCGCGCTGCCTGCTGCACACCCAAGATTTGTCAGGCGACTACCGGCTGCCGCTGACGCAGGAGGCGCTGGCGCAGATGATCGGGGCGCGGCGCAACAGCGTGTCGCTGGTCGCCAATACCTTGCAGCAGGCCAATTTCATCCATTACAGCCGTGGACACATCCAGATTCTCAATCTGGACGGGCTGCGCCAGACCGCGTGCGAATGCTACGCCACGGTCAAGGCCCAGTACGACCGGCTGCTCGGACCCTGA
- a CDS encoding hybrid sensor histidine kinase/response regulator — MDDLLREFLTETSESLDTVDNQLVKFEQEPNNAKILDNIFRLVHTIKGTCGFLGLPRLEALAHAGETLMGKFRDGMPVTAAAVTVILASIDRIKEILAGLEATEAEPEGNDRDLIDKLEAMVEQGMAVMSASASPIASGATAHVTDAPPLVPEAPVAVEAKAAPVKEMTTGSLIDQTLERPLRPGEVSLDELERAFRETAIEAPAPVAKIEVKAEPAAEAPAPASKEANKEAAKPAKEKAAPKKSMADEAMGEGDRVANQSIRVNVDTLEHLMTMVSELVLTRNQLLEISRRNEDTEFKVPLQRLSNVTAELQEGVMKTRMQPIGNAWQKLPRIVRDLSSELGKQIELEMHGADTELDRQVLDLIKDPLTHMVRNSADHGLETPAERLASGKGEQGTIRLSAYHEGGHIIICIADNGRGLNTEKIKAKALSSGLVTEAELEKMSEAQIHKFIFAPGFSTAAAITSVSGRGVGMDVVRTNIDQIGGTIDIKSVAGEGSSVTIKIPLTLAIVSALIVEAAGDRFAIPQLSVVELVRARANSEHRIERIKDTAVLRLRNKLLPLIHLKKLLKIDDGAASDPENGFIVVTQVGSQTFGIVVDGVFHTEEIVVKPMSTKLRHIDMFSGNTILGDGAVIMIIDPNGIAKALGAAGSSAHDMADDNAALHIGSGEQTTSLLVFRAGTSQPKAVPLGLVTRLEELPADKIELSNGRYMVQYREQLMPLVAMDGVSVATQGAQPILVFADDGRSMGLVVDEIIDIVEERLNIEVGGSASGILGSAVIKSQATEVIDVGHFLPMAFADWFTRKEMKPSMHAQSVLLVDDSAFFRNMLAPVLKAAGYRVRTAPTAQEGLAALRAQSFDVVLTDIEMPDMNGFEFAETIRSDSNLGAMPIIGLSALVSPAAIERGRQAGFHDYVAKFDRPGLIAALKEQTAGAAGASELSRAAA, encoded by the coding sequence ATGGATGATCTGTTGCGGGAGTTTTTGACGGAGACCAGCGAGAGCCTGGACACGGTCGACAATCAGCTGGTGAAGTTCGAGCAGGAGCCGAACAACGCCAAGATCCTGGATAACATCTTCCGCCTGGTCCACACCATCAAGGGCACCTGCGGCTTCCTGGGGTTACCGCGGCTTGAAGCGCTGGCGCATGCCGGCGAGACCTTGATGGGCAAGTTCCGCGACGGCATGCCGGTGACGGCGGCCGCGGTGACGGTGATCCTGGCCTCGATCGACCGCATCAAGGAGATTCTGGCCGGGCTGGAGGCGACCGAAGCCGAGCCCGAGGGCAACGACCGCGATCTCATCGACAAGCTGGAAGCGATGGTCGAGCAGGGCATGGCGGTCATGTCAGCGTCGGCTTCGCCGATCGCGTCCGGCGCAACTGCTCACGTCACCGACGCCCCGCCGCTGGTGCCGGAAGCGCCGGTTGCCGTTGAAGCCAAGGCTGCTCCGGTCAAGGAGATGACCACGGGGTCGCTGATCGACCAGACCCTGGAGCGCCCGTTGCGTCCGGGCGAGGTCTCGCTCGACGAGCTCGAGCGTGCCTTCCGCGAGACCGCGATCGAGGCGCCCGCGCCGGTTGCCAAGATTGAGGTGAAGGCCGAGCCCGCAGCTGAAGCGCCGGCTCCTGCTTCGAAGGAAGCCAATAAGGAAGCGGCAAAGCCTGCCAAGGAGAAGGCCGCGCCGAAGAAGTCGATGGCCGACGAGGCCATGGGCGAAGGCGACCGCGTCGCCAACCAGTCGATCCGCGTCAACGTGGATACGCTGGAGCATTTGATGACCATGGTCTCCGAGCTGGTCTTGACCCGCAACCAGCTCTTGGAGATCTCAAGGCGCAACGAGGACACCGAGTTCAAGGTGCCGCTGCAGCGCCTCTCCAACGTCACCGCCGAGCTGCAGGAAGGCGTCATGAAGACGCGCATGCAGCCGATCGGCAATGCCTGGCAGAAGCTGCCCCGCATCGTCCGGGATCTGTCGAGCGAACTCGGCAAGCAGATCGAGCTGGAGATGCACGGCGCCGACACCGAGCTCGACCGCCAGGTGCTCGATCTGATCAAGGACCCGCTCACCCACATGGTGCGCAACTCCGCCGACCATGGCCTGGAGACCCCGGCCGAGCGGCTTGCCTCCGGCAAGGGCGAGCAGGGCACCATCCGCCTGTCCGCCTATCACGAGGGCGGCCACATCATCATCTGCATCGCCGACAACGGCCGTGGCCTCAACACCGAGAAGATCAAGGCCAAGGCGCTCTCCTCCGGTCTCGTCACCGAGGCCGAGCTGGAGAAGATGAGCGAAGCCCAGATCCACAAGTTCATCTTCGCGCCGGGCTTCTCGACCGCGGCTGCCATCACCTCGGTCTCGGGCCGCGGCGTCGGCATGGACGTGGTGCGCACCAATATCGACCAGATCGGCGGCACCATCGACATCAAGAGCGTCGCCGGCGAGGGTTCCTCGGTCACCATCAAGATCCCGCTGACCCTGGCGATCGTCTCCGCCCTGATCGTCGAGGCCGCCGGCGACCGCTTTGCGATCCCGCAGCTCTCGGTGGTCGAGCTGGTCCGGGCCCGCGCCAACTCCGAGCACCGCATCGAGCGCATCAAGGACACCGCGGTGCTCAGGTTGCGCAACAAGCTGTTGCCGCTGATCCATCTCAAGAAGCTGCTCAAGATCGACGACGGCGCGGCCTCAGATCCCGAGAACGGCTTCATCGTGGTCACGCAAGTCGGCAGCCAGACCTTTGGCATCGTGGTCGACGGCGTGTTCCACACCGAAGAGATCGTGGTCAAGCCGATGTCGACCAAGCTGCGTCACATCGACATGTTCTCGGGCAACACCATCCTGGGTGATGGCGCGGTGATCATGATCATCGATCCCAACGGCATCGCCAAGGCGTTAGGGGCCGCCGGCTCCTCGGCCCATGACATGGCCGACGACAATGCCGCCCTCCACATCGGAAGCGGCGAGCAGACCACCTCGCTGCTCGTGTTCCGCGCCGGCACCTCGCAGCCCAAGGCGGTTCCGCTCGGGCTCGTCACCCGCCTCGAAGAGCTCCCGGCCGACAAGATCGAGCTCTCGAACGGCCGCTACATGGTGCAATACCGCGAGCAGCTGATGCCGCTGGTGGCGATGGACGGCGTCAGTGTCGCCACCCAGGGCGCCCAGCCGATCCTGGTGTTCGCCGATGACGGCCGCTCCATGGGCCTCGTCGTCGACGAGATCATCGACATCGTCGAGGAGCGGCTCAACATCGAGGTCGGCGGCTCGGCTAGCGGCATCCTCGGCTCGGCCGTGATCAAGAGCCAGGCCACCGAGGTGATCGACGTCGGTCACTTCCTGCCGATGGCGTTCGCCGACTGGTTCACCCGCAAGGAGATGAAGCCCTCGATGCACGCGCAGTCGGTGCTGTTGGTCGACGATAGCGCCTTCTTCCGCAACATGCTGGCGCCCGTGCTCAAGGCCGCCGGCTACCGCGTCCGCACCGCGCCGACCGCGCAGGAGGGCTTGGCGGCGCTGCGCGCCCAGAGCTTCGACGTGGTCCTGACCGACATCGAGATGCCCGACATGAACGGGTTCGAGTTCGCCGAGACTATCCGCTCCGACAGCAATCTCGGCGCGATGCCGATCATCGGCCTGTCGGCGCTGGTGTCGCCGGCGGCGATCGAGCGCGGCCGGCAGGCCGGCTTCCACGACTATGTCGCCAAGTTCGACCGTCCCGGCCTGATCGCGGCGCTGAAGGAACAGACCGCGGGCGCCGCCGGCGCCTCCGAGCTGAGCCGCGCGGCGGCCTAA
- a CDS encoding EAL domain-containing response regulator, which translates to MNDEIVEFAGRRPKTFGRRKVTPRACVADGKRHLRAFLAEVLEDLGFVTSECASADELRTVLAGELPDLILFGVAADGIEPGRFLETLVREAFDGKVLAVGARESIIVKAVQQVGEEYGLAMLPPLTTPFAAETLRDRVAMLLPDEPAPSPAVHVGEALHAGWLELWYQPKIDARTLIRCGAEALVRMRHPTWGVVPPAYFIPEAHDPHLRDLSEFVIERAVQDWHYLLERQSPVDLSINLPASYLKEPQAVRDLCRRVPTHPAFGGLTIEIDSEEAIRDLDLLTEISREMRLHNIGLSIDNLGANWPSLMDLGKIPFIRLKADRHFVTGSANDRLKRMVCRHIVELAQGYGARAAAEGIESRADLVAANELGFDLVQGFLFGKPMPLKKFVRSALTRTVMDPA; encoded by the coding sequence ATGAACGATGAAATTGTTGAGTTCGCCGGACGAAGGCCCAAGACCTTCGGACGGCGAAAGGTAACGCCGCGCGCATGCGTCGCGGACGGCAAGCGCCATCTGCGCGCGTTCCTCGCCGAGGTGCTGGAGGATCTTGGCTTCGTCACCAGCGAATGCGCCAGTGCCGACGAATTGCGGACCGTGCTCGCCGGCGAACTGCCGGATCTGATCCTGTTCGGCGTCGCTGCTGACGGAATCGAGCCCGGCAGGTTTCTGGAGACGCTGGTGCGCGAGGCCTTCGACGGCAAGGTCCTGGCCGTCGGCGCCCGCGAGTCCATCATCGTCAAGGCCGTGCAGCAGGTCGGGGAGGAATACGGGCTCGCGATGCTGCCGCCGCTCACCACGCCCTTTGCCGCGGAGACGCTGCGCGATCGCGTCGCGATGCTGCTGCCGGACGAGCCGGCGCCAAGCCCGGCCGTGCATGTCGGCGAAGCTCTGCATGCCGGCTGGCTCGAGCTCTGGTACCAGCCCAAGATCGACGCGCGCACGCTGATCCGCTGCGGCGCCGAGGCCCTGGTGCGGATGCGCCATCCGACCTGGGGCGTGGTGCCGCCGGCCTATTTCATCCCGGAAGCGCACGATCCGCATCTGCGCGATCTCTCGGAGTTCGTGATCGAACGCGCCGTGCAGGACTGGCATTATCTGCTGGAGCGGCAGAGCCCGGTCGATCTCTCGATCAACCTGCCGGCGTCGTATCTGAAGGAACCGCAGGCCGTGCGCGATCTCTGCCGCCGCGTGCCGACGCATCCGGCCTTCGGCGGACTGACGATCGAGATCGACAGCGAGGAGGCGATCCGCGATCTCGATCTGCTGACCGAGATCTCGCGCGAGATGCGGCTGCACAATATTGGCCTGTCGATCGACAATCTCGGCGCCAATTGGCCGTCGCTGATGGATCTCGGCAAGATCCCCTTCATCAGGCTGAAGGCCGACCGCCACTTCGTCACCGGCAGCGCCAACGATCGTCTCAAGCGCATGGTGTGCCGTCACATCGTCGAGCTCGCGCAGGGCTATGGCGCACGCGCGGCCGCCGAGGGCATCGAGAGCCGCGCCGACCTCGTCGCAGCGAACGAGCTCGGCTTCGATCTCGTGCAAGGCTTCCTGTTCGGAAAGCCGATGCCGCTCAAGAAATTCGTGCGGAGCGCGCTGACGCGAACGGTGATGGATCCGGCGTGA
- a CDS encoding chemotaxis protein CheW, with the protein MSKKMQSGEGAMVEYVTAMIGGQLFGLPISRVQDVFMPERVTRVPLSSREIAGVLNLRGRIVTVVDMRARLGLPKPEDGRTAMAVGVDLRGESYGLLIDQIGEVLRLAEDGKEDNPVNLDPRMAKLAGGVHRLDGQLMVVLDVDRVLELKTEVQLAA; encoded by the coding sequence ATGAGCAAGAAGATGCAGTCCGGCGAAGGCGCCATGGTCGAATACGTCACCGCGATGATCGGCGGCCAGCTGTTCGGCCTGCCGATCTCGCGCGTCCAGGACGTGTTCATGCCCGAGCGCGTCACCCGCGTGCCCTTGTCCTCGCGCGAGATCGCGGGCGTGCTCAACCTGCGCGGCCGCATCGTCACCGTGGTCGACATGCGCGCCCGGCTCGGCCTGCCCAAGCCCGAGGACGGCAGGACCGCGATGGCGGTCGGGGTCGACCTGCGCGGCGAATCCTATGGCCTCTTGATCGACCAGATCGGCGAGGTGCTGCGCCTTGCCGAGGACGGCAAGGAAGACAACCCCGTCAACCTCGATCCCCGCATGGCCAAGCTCGCCGGCGGCGTCCACCGCCTCGACGGACAGCTCATGGTCGTCCTCGACGTCGATCGCGTTCTCGAGCTCAAGACCGAAGTGCAACTGGCTGCCTGA
- a CDS encoding Hpt domain-containing protein → MFDAAFAPAPGAQDAAPVREFEPLRKLEPLREPGAFDALVSEVGEDGAYEVRAVFWSETCARLKLFRTLALGQHRSRIVREAHSLKSTARTFGYLRLASLALRLESTADALGDAEFGDLLQQMDAAFTAAKAQEPQD, encoded by the coding sequence ATGTTCGACGCCGCATTCGCGCCCGCGCCAGGCGCCCAAGACGCCGCGCCCGTGCGCGAATTTGAGCCGCTGCGCAAGCTGGAACCGCTGCGCGAGCCTGGCGCGTTCGACGCGCTGGTGAGCGAGGTCGGCGAGGACGGCGCCTATGAGGTGCGCGCGGTGTTCTGGAGCGAGACCTGTGCGCGGCTCAAGCTGTTTCGCACGCTCGCGCTCGGCCAGCATCGCAGCCGGATCGTGCGCGAGGCGCATTCGCTGAAGAGCACGGCCAGGACGTTCGGCTATCTCCGGCTCGCGTCGCTGGCGCTGCGACTGGAGAGCACCGCCGACGCCCTCGGCGACGCCGAATTTGGCGATTTGCTGCAGCAGATGGACGCGGCCTTTACTGCCGCGAAGGCGCAGGAACCGCAGGATTGA
- a CDS encoding response regulator: MVEQSPRGEIFVVDDDPAVRDTLSMVLKAAGYEVICFADGAALLSVARSRTPAAILLDVHIPGKSGLDILKELHGEDYPAPIFMISGQGDISMAVGAIKSGALDFIEKPFRGSEIVGRLDEAIGAYARRQAENASPKFGSLHFPGREPLTRREREVLEQFAAGASNKEAGRTLGISPRTIEDHRANIMKKLGARNAADLIRIVMTAAQRAS; the protein is encoded by the coding sequence ATGGTCGAACAAAGCCCCCGTGGTGAGATCTTCGTGGTCGATGACGACCCTGCTGTTCGCGACACCCTGTCGATGGTGTTGAAGGCGGCGGGTTATGAGGTGATCTGTTTTGCGGACGGCGCAGCACTGCTTTCCGTGGCGCGAAGCCGCACACCGGCTGCGATCCTGCTCGACGTGCACATTCCCGGAAAGTCGGGTCTCGACATTCTCAAGGAGCTGCACGGCGAGGACTATCCGGCCCCGATCTTCATGATCTCCGGGCAAGGCGACATCTCGATGGCGGTGGGCGCCATCAAGAGCGGCGCGCTCGACTTCATCGAGAAGCCATTCCGCGGCAGCGAGATCGTCGGCCGGCTGGACGAGGCGATCGGCGCTTATGCACGCAGGCAGGCGGAGAATGCGTCGCCGAAATTCGGCTCGCTGCATTTCCCCGGACGCGAGCCGTTGACCCGCCGCGAGCGCGAGGTGCTGGAGCAGTTCGCCGCGGGCGCCTCCAACAAGGAGGCCGGCCGCACGCTCGGCATTAGCCCGCGCACCATCGAGGATCACCGCGCCAACATCATGAAGAAGCTCGGCGCCCGCAATGCTGCCGATCTGATCCGCATCGTGATGACCGCGGCCCAGCGCGCGTCGTAA
- a CDS encoding PilZ domain-containing protein, which translates to MAEDGKGAERVTFSRGYDVCIMAIDGTWRRDCKLNAISDTDAVLTVEGSIQGLNLKEFFLLLSSTGLAYRRCELVRVNGAEMDIQFLRGKNRKKRGAASGHDAVA; encoded by the coding sequence ATGGCCGAAGACGGCAAAGGTGCGGAGCGCGTCACATTCAGTCGGGGCTATGATGTTTGCATCATGGCCATCGATGGTACGTGGCGCCGCGACTGCAAGCTGAACGCGATTTCCGACACCGACGCCGTCCTCACGGTGGAGGGCTCGATCCAGGGGTTGAACCTGAAGGAGTTCTTCCTGCTACTGTCGTCCACGGGCCTTGCCTATCGTCGCTGCGAGTTGGTGCGCGTCAACGGCGCCGAAATGGATATTCAGTTCCTGCGCGGCAAGAACCGCAAGAAGCGTGGTGCAGCCAGCGGCCATGATGCCGTGGCGTGA
- a CDS encoding helix-turn-helix transcriptional regulator has protein sequence MGSQNDTAIDSRPSEWLESSTSAPEELDFVRLNAARAKAADEMAAAIARELNGPLTALLLYMGEIKHHSNQLAPVSGDRAYLQQVVANALAQTERVCGLVKRLAGPHKGDLPAPATTEDVELKAGRVLPAPRAASSELSSLSSKRLTKREREVLRLISEGFSNKQGALRMQISPRTFESHRAEAMRKLGARNTADLVRAALLHSID, from the coding sequence ATGGGGTCACAGAACGATACCGCCATTGATTCGCGACCGTCAGAATGGTTGGAAAGCAGCACTTCTGCGCCTGAAGAGCTCGATTTCGTCCGGCTGAATGCCGCCCGCGCCAAGGCGGCCGACGAAATGGCCGCAGCCATCGCCCGCGAGCTCAATGGCCCCCTGACCGCACTCCTGCTCTACATGGGCGAGATAAAGCATCACAGCAATCAGCTCGCGCCGGTCTCTGGCGATAGGGCCTATTTGCAGCAGGTCGTGGCGAACGCACTGGCGCAGACCGAGCGCGTCTGCGGCCTCGTCAAGCGGCTTGCCGGGCCGCACAAGGGCGATCTGCCCGCGCCGGCCACGACTGAGGATGTCGAGTTGAAGGCCGGCCGCGTGCTGCCGGCGCCGCGCGCGGCGAGCTCCGAGCTCTCGAGCCTGTCGAGCAAGCGGCTGACCAAACGCGAGCGTGAAGTGCTGCGGCTGATCAGCGAGGGCTTTTCGAACAAGCAGGGCGCGCTGCGGATGCAGATCAGCCCGCGCACCTTCGAGAGCCATCGGGCAGAAGCGATGCGCAAGCTTGGCGCGCGCAACACCGCAGACCTCGTCCGAGCGGCGTTGCTGCATTCGATCGATTGA
- a CDS encoding response regulator, whose translation MKTCLVVDDSSIVRKVARRIVEALGFHVIEAEDGVEALVHCKKAMPEAILLDWNMPVMDGFQFLGTLRRMPGGEDPKVVFCTTETGIDHITKAMGGGANEYIMKPFDKDIVTAKFQEVGLVEREETAA comes from the coding sequence ATGAAGACCTGTTTGGTGGTTGACGATTCCAGCATCGTTCGCAAGGTCGCGCGCCGCATCGTCGAAGCGCTGGGCTTTCATGTCATCGAAGCGGAAGACGGCGTCGAAGCACTGGTCCATTGCAAGAAGGCCATGCCCGAAGCGATCCTGCTCGACTGGAACATGCCGGTCATGGACGGCTTCCAGTTCCTGGGAACGCTGCGTCGCATGCCCGGCGGCGAAGATCCCAAGGTGGTTTTCTGCACGACCGAGACCGGCATCGACCACATCACCAAGGCGATGGGTGGCGGTGCCAACGAGTACATCATGAAGCCTTTCGACAAGGACATCGTGACGGCGAAATTCCAGGAAGTGGGGCTGGTCGAGCGCGAAGAGACAGCAGCCTGA